The following proteins are co-located in the Apium graveolens cultivar Ventura chromosome 5, ASM990537v1, whole genome shotgun sequence genome:
- the LOC141724316 gene encoding phenylalanine--tRNA ligase alpha subunit, cytoplasmic-like, with the protein MAEEAVLEFLHQNDEIVDSGQFATQSRISHDEIVNVIKSLRAFSFVDAQDIKRDSLVLTDEGRTYAATGSPEVQLVNAIPPEGITPKELENKVGSQIFKIGRQYVLKNKWAEMGKSLVTRKVDTIDDEVRRMLMRIQEGEVLNAEDVASLKKRKLAASQTWKGYSVKKGPKYARERRKPATDLTREHLQRDDWKNLEFKEYNFKAKGFPVEGGHLHPLLKVRRQMQMIFLQMGFEEMPTNNYVESSFWNFDALFQPQQHPARDSHDTFFLKEPSTTKILPEDYVARVKQVHESGGYGSRGYGYDWKREEADKNLLRTHTTAVSSRMLYSLAQKPFAGQRYYSVDRVFRNEAVDRTHLAEFHQIEGLICDRGLTLGDLQGVLQDFFSRLGMSKLRFKPAYNPYTEPSMEIFGYHEGFKKWVEIGNSGMFRPEMLLPMGLPGDVRVIAWGLSLERPTMILYGIDNIRDLFGHKVDLSLIKSNPICRIGVQ; encoded by the exons ATGGCGGAGGAAGCAGTACTAGAATTTCTACATCAGAATGATGAGATTGTTGATTCCGGTCAGTTTGCTACTCAATCTCGCATCTCTCATGACGAAATTGTCAATGTTATTAAGAGTCTCCGTGCTTTCAGCTTCGTTGATGCTCAG GACATTAAACGAGATAGTTTGGTACTCACTGACGAGGGAAGAACATATGCTGCCACAGGATCCCCGGAAGTCCAGTTGGTTAATGCTATCCCACCAGAGGGTATCACTCCCAAAGAGTTGGAG AACAAGGTGGGCTCTCAAATTTTCAAGATAGGGCGGCAATATGTCCTTAAAAATAAATGGGCAGAGATGGGAAAATCATTAGTGACAAGGAAG GTCGACACTATTGATGatgaagtaagaagaatgctAATGCGGATACAAGAGGGGGAGGTTTTGAACGCTGAGGATGTTGCTTCCCTTAAAAAAAGAAAACTGGCTGCTTCGCA GACATGGAAAGGTTACTCGGTGAAGAAGGGTCCTAAATATGCTCGTGAAAGGAGAAAGCCAGCTACTGATTTAACTCGAGAACATCTCCAAAG GGATGACTGGAAGAATCTGGAGTTCAAAGAGTATAATTTTAAAGCAAAGGGTTTCCCCGTGGAGGGTGGTCATCTCCATCCACTGCTGAAG GTACGACGACAAATGCAGATGATTTTTCTCCAAATGGG GTTCGAAGAAATGCCAACAAACAATTATGTGGAAAGCAG CTTCTGGAATTTTGACGCACTTTTCCAACCACAACAGCATCCTGCTCGTGACTCACATGACACATTTTTTTTAAAAG AACCTTCCACCACAAAGATACTGCCGGAGGATTACGTTGCACGGGTAAAACAAGTCCATGAATCTGGTGGCTACGGTTCTAGAGG ATATGGATATGATTGGAAAAGAGAGGAGGCAGATAAGAACCTTTTGCGAACTCATACAACTGCGGTTTCCTCGAGGATGTTGTACTCACTGGCACAG AAACCATTTGCTGGTCAAAGATACTATTCAGTTGATCGTGTTTTCCGAAATGAAGCTGTTGATCGTACACATCTTGCAGAGTTCCATCAGATAGAAG GCCTAATATGTGATCGGGGCCTTACCCTTGGGGACCTACAAGGTGTTCTGCAAGACTTTTTCTCGCGTCTAG GAATGTCCAAGCTGCGCTTCAAGCCTGCGTACAATCCTTATACTGAACCAAGCATGGAAATTTTTGG TTACCATGAAGGATTTAAAAAATGGGTTGAAATTGGAAATTCCGGCATGTTTAGACCTGAAATGCTGCTTCCTATGGGACTCCCGGGAGATGTTCGTGTGATTGCCTGGGGCCTCTCCCTTGAAAG GCCAACAATGATACTCTATGGAATTGATAACATAAGGGATCTCTTCGGGCACAAG GTGGATCTCAGTCTCATCAAGAGTAACCCGATATGTCGCATAGGTGTTCAGTAG
- the LOC141661456 gene encoding uncharacterized protein LOC141661456, whose protein sequence is MNLISRQLELPVFEGVNPEGWLFRAERYFELNNLSPTEKIRSAVICLEGEALSWYYYEDSRRPFCSWEDFRKQLIERFQSTQEGAFQDQLFSLQQITTVREYRRQFEPKMMRMAQQIEDKNMTMQLYQSGNSFSKEQAIPSGTNFSRNVARQLSAVPSTSPIQPSAKTTTTPKFRRLSEAEMQEKREKGLCFRCDEKYGPGHRCKNKELQVLWMHGDELAVNESNENYEENIT, encoded by the exons ATGAATTTAATTTCCCGACAACTTGAATTGCCCGTGTTTGAAGGTGTGAACCCTGAAGGCTGGCTGTTTCGCGCGGAACGTTATTTCGAACTCAATAATCTCTCACCAACAGAAAAGATCAGGTCAGCTGTAATATGTTTGGAAGGTGAAGCTTTATCTTGGTACTACTATGAGGACAGTCGACGACCTTTCTGCAGTTGGGAAGATTTTAGAAAACAATTGATCGAACGTTTTCAATCCACGCAAGAGGGTGCTTTTCAAGACCAATTATTCTCTCTGCAACAGATTACCACAGTACGAGAATATCGTCGTCAATTTGAG CCCAAGATGATGCGCATGGCACAACAAATTGAGGATAAAAACATGACCATGCAACTTTATCAAAGTGGCAACAGTTTTTCAAAGGAACAGGCCATCCCATCTGGAACTAATTTTTCAAGGAATGTGGCTCGACAACTCTCTGCAGTGCCCTCTACCTCTCCAATTCAGCCCTCTGCGAAGACAACAACTACTCCCAAATTTCGGCGTTTGTCAGAAGCCGAAATGCAGGAAAAAAGAGAAAAAGGTCTGTGCTTTCGTTGTGATGAAAAGTATGGGCCAGGACACCGCTGCAAGAACAAGGAATTACAAGTCCTATGGATGCATGGAGATGAGCTTGCAGTGAACGAGTCCAATGAGAATTATGAGGAAAACATCACTTGA
- the LOC141661604 gene encoding binding partner of ACD11 1-like isoform X1, translating to MADYPILGSQQSFSSVSVNTTPHKIRTVKISNLSPGASARNIRETFSSSGEIEYIELHSYFEQSQIAYVTFKDSKGADNAIHRSGNTIHGSAVVITLASDHQLPNAASSSPLASRSGSFRKAEDAVSSILAKGYVISKGALDRAKSFDERHQLTRSTSEKIASIDKRIGLSEKVIFGASVVNGKVQEVDQKLQVSEKVKSAYATAGQTVTNARSAVMNNEYVNSGTSMVTGAFDKVATAAEGVGKTTKAKLGMGEREASSNISETPKSSEGKEQNASVPSLDKVILGGQQCSSNYIDNM from the exons ATGGCGGATTATCCCATCCTCGGTTCTCAACAATCTTTCTCTTCTGTTTCTGTTAATACTACACCTCATAAG ATCAGAACTGTCAAAATTAGTAACCTTTCCCCAGGGGCCTCTGCACGTAATATCAGAGAAACTTTTTCATCTTCTGGTGAAATTGAATATATTGAGCTACACAG TTACTTTGAGCAGTCTCAGATAGCATATGTTACCTTCAAGGATTCTAAGGGGGCAGATAATGCGATTCACCGTTCC GGAAACACAATACATGGTTCAGCTGTTGTCATAACTCTGGCTTCAGATCATCAGCTTCCGAATGCTGCTTCATCATCTCCTCTT GCATCCAGAAGTGGTTCATTTCGTAAGGCAGAGGATGCTGTTAGCAGCATTCTTGCAAAGGGTTATGTAATAAGTAAAGGTGCTCTTGACAGAGCAAAATCCTTTGATGAAAGACATCAGCTTACTCGCTCAACAAGCGAGAAAATTGCTTCAATTGACAAAAGGATTGGTCTTAGCGAGAAGGTAATTTTTGGTGCTTCTGTTGTAAATGGAAAAGTACAGGAAGTGGACCAAAAACTTCAGGTTTCAGAGAAAGTCAAGTCAGCATATGCAACTGCTGGGCAAACAGTCACTAATGCTAGATCGGCTGTAATGAACAATGAGTATGTAAATTCAGGGACATCAATGGTAACGGGAGCTTTTGATAAAGTTGCAACTGCAGCTGAGGGGGTTGGTAAAACTACCAAGGCGAAATTAGGAATGGGTGAAAGGGAAGCCAGTAGTAACATTTCCGAGACCCCAAAATCATCCGAAGGGAAGGAGCAAAATGCATCAGTGCCTTCATTGGACAAG GTTATCTTAGGGGGCCAACAATGTTCGTCCAACTATATTGACAACATGTAA
- the LOC141661604 gene encoding binding partner of ACD11 1-like isoform X2, giving the protein MADYPILGSQQSFSSVSVNTTPHKIRTVKISNLSPGASARNIRETFSSSGEIEYIELHSYFEQSQIAYVTFKDSKGADNAIHRSGNTIHGSAVVITLASDHQLPNAASSSPLASRSGSFRKAEDAVSSILAKGYVISKGALDRAKSFDERHQLTRSTSEKIASIDKRIGLSEKVIFGASVVNGKVQEVDQKLQVSEKVKSAYATAGQTVTNARSAVMNNEYVNSGTSMVTGAFDKVATAAEGVGKTTKAKLGMGEREASSNISETPKSSEGKEQNASVPSLDKKTS; this is encoded by the exons ATGGCGGATTATCCCATCCTCGGTTCTCAACAATCTTTCTCTTCTGTTTCTGTTAATACTACACCTCATAAG ATCAGAACTGTCAAAATTAGTAACCTTTCCCCAGGGGCCTCTGCACGTAATATCAGAGAAACTTTTTCATCTTCTGGTGAAATTGAATATATTGAGCTACACAG TTACTTTGAGCAGTCTCAGATAGCATATGTTACCTTCAAGGATTCTAAGGGGGCAGATAATGCGATTCACCGTTCC GGAAACACAATACATGGTTCAGCTGTTGTCATAACTCTGGCTTCAGATCATCAGCTTCCGAATGCTGCTTCATCATCTCCTCTT GCATCCAGAAGTGGTTCATTTCGTAAGGCAGAGGATGCTGTTAGCAGCATTCTTGCAAAGGGTTATGTAATAAGTAAAGGTGCTCTTGACAGAGCAAAATCCTTTGATGAAAGACATCAGCTTACTCGCTCAACAAGCGAGAAAATTGCTTCAATTGACAAAAGGATTGGTCTTAGCGAGAAGGTAATTTTTGGTGCTTCTGTTGTAAATGGAAAAGTACAGGAAGTGGACCAAAAACTTCAGGTTTCAGAGAAAGTCAAGTCAGCATATGCAACTGCTGGGCAAACAGTCACTAATGCTAGATCGGCTGTAATGAACAATGAGTATGTAAATTCAGGGACATCAATGGTAACGGGAGCTTTTGATAAAGTTGCAACTGCAGCTGAGGGGGTTGGTAAAACTACCAAGGCGAAATTAGGAATGGGTGAAAGGGAAGCCAGTAGTAACATTTCCGAGACCCCAAAATCATCCGAAGGGAAGGAGCAAAATGCATCAGTGCCTTCATTGGACAAG AAAACCAGTTGA
- the LOC141724317 gene encoding vacuolar protein sorting-associated protein 25 — protein sequence MQKLGDFKLPQFFNYPPYFTLQPVKDTREKQIQLWKELILDYCRTQKIFVVELEKDLPLFTNPTIERSLTHEAKDAFLSALVSDGRAEWMDKSHRKCLILWHRIQDWAELILRYVRDNGLEDSVMTLEEICLGTESRGTELHGMDRTVLMRALKLLEHKGKLAIFKGTSTDDEGVKFSV from the exons ATGCAGAAACTTGGTGATTTTAAGCTGCCCCAGTTCTTCAATTATCCACCATACTTCAC GTTGCAGCCAGTGAAAGACACTCGAGAGAAGCAGATACAACTTTGGAAGGAGCTGATACTTGATTATTGTAGAACTCAAAAGATATTTGTGGTTGAATTAGAGAAAGACCTCCCATTGTTCACAAATCCCACAATTGAGA GGTCTCTTACTCATGAAGCCAAGGATGCATTTTTGTCAGCATTGGTTTCAGATG GACGTGCAGAATGGATGGATAAAAGTCATCGAAAGTGTCTTATACTTTGGCATAGGATACAAGATTGGGCAGAATTGATTTTACGCTAT GTGCGAGATAATGGATTGGAGGATAGTGTGATGACTCTGGAGGAGATATGCCTGGGAACTGAATCGCGTGGCACAG AGCTGCATGGGATGGACCGGACTGTTCTTATGAGAGCTCTCAAGCTATTGGAACACAAAGGAAAGCTTGCAATCTTCAAGGGCACTTCCACTGACGATGAAGGCGTGAAATTCTCAGTATAG